A genomic region of Ursus arctos isolate Adak ecotype North America unplaced genomic scaffold, UrsArc2.0 scaffold_8, whole genome shotgun sequence contains the following coding sequences:
- the GPR75 gene encoding probable G-protein coupled receptor 75: MNSTEPLDDAPNGTLLRAPRSQGGNGTAVPGDLQHLIHTATLVTCTFLLAVIFCLGSYGNFIVFLSFFDPAFRKFRTNFDFMILNLSFCDLFICGVTAPMFTFVLFFSPARGIPDAFCFTFHITSSGFIIMSLKTVAVIALHRLRMVLGKQPNRTASFPCTVLLTLLLWATSFTLATLGTLKTSKSHLCLPMSSLTAGEGKAIVSLYVVDFTFCVAVVSVSYIMIAQTLRKNAQVRKSPPVITVDASRPQPFMGAPGKGAGDPGQCTVPALYRNQNYNKLQHIQTHGYTKSLHQMPTPAASRLQLVSAVNLSTAKDSKAVVTCVIIVLSVLVCCLPLGISLVQVVLSRSGSFILYQFELFGFTLIFFKSGLNPFIYSRNSAGLRRKALWCLQYVGLGFFCCKQKTRLRAMGKGNLEINRNKSSHHETNSAYMLSPKPQKKFVDQACGPSHSKESVVSPKISAGHQHHGQSSSTPINTRIEPYYSIYNSSPSQGESLPRNLQPVNSFGFANSYIAMHYHTTNDLMQEYDSTSARQIPVPSV, translated from the coding sequence ATGAACTCCACGGAGCCCCTGGACGATGCTCCCAATGGCACGTTGCTGCGCGCACCTCGCTCCCAGGGAGGAAACGGCACCGCCGTCCCGGGGGACCTCCAGCACCTCATCCACACGGCCACTTTGGTCACCTGTACTTTTCTGCTGGCGGTCATCTTCTGCCTGGGCTCTTACGGCAACTTCATCGTCTTCTTGTCGTTCTTTGATCCAGCCTTCCGGAAGTTCAGAACCAACTTTGATTTCATGATCCTGAACCTGTCCTTCTGCGACCTCTTCATCTGTGGCGTGACCGCCCCCATGTTCACCTTCGTGCTCTTCTTCAGCCCCGCCAGGGGCATCCCCGATGCCTTCTGCTTCACCTTCCACATCACCAGTTCTGGCTTCATCATCATGTCCCTCAAGACCGTGGCCGTGATCGCCCTGCACCGGCTCCGCATGGTGCTGGGGAAGCAGCCCAATCGCACGGCCTCCTTTCCCTGCACCGTGCTTCTCACCCTGCTTCTCTGGGCCACCAGTTTCACTCTGGCCACCCTGGGCACCCTGAAAACCAGCAAGTCCCACCTCTGCCTTCCCATGTCCAGTCTGACGGCCGGAGAAGGGAAAGCCATCGTGTCTCTGTACGTGGTGGACTTCACCTTCTGCGTGGCGGTGGTGTCCGTCTCCTACATCATGATTGCGCAGACGCTGCGGAAGAACGCTCAAGTCAGGAAGAGCCCCCCGGTGATCACGGTGGACGCTTCCAGACCACAGCCTTTCATGGGGGCCCCCGGCAAGGGAGCGGGTGACCCGGGGCAGTGTACCGTGCCGGCTCTCTACAGAAACCAGAATTACAACAAGCTGCAGCACATTCAGACCCACGGATACACCAAGAGTCTTCACCAGATGCCCACCCCGGCGGCCAGCCGGCTCCAGCTCGTGTCGGCGGTCAACCTGTCCACGGCCAAGGACTCCAAGGCGGTGGTCACCTGCGTGATTATTGTGCTCTCCGTCCTGGTGTGCTGTCTTCCCCTGGGGATTTCCTTGGTGCAGGTGGTCCTGTCCCGCAGTGGGAGCTTCATCCTCTACCAGTTTGAACTGTTTGGATTTACCCTTATATTTTTCAAGTCAGGGTTAAACCCTTTTATATATTCTCGGAACAGCGCCGGGCTGAGAAGGAAAGCACTCTGGTGCCTCCAGTACGTCGGCCTGGGTTTTTTCTGCTGCAAACAGAAGACTCGACTTCGAGCAATGGGAAAAGGGAACCTTGAGATCAACAGAAACAAGTCCTCCCATCATGAGACCAACTCCGCCTACATGTTGTCTCCAAAGCCCCAGAAGAAGTTTGTGGACCAGGCTTGCGGCCCAAGTCATTCGAAGGAAAGTGTGGTCAGCCCCAAGATCTCGGCTGGGCATCAGCACCATGGGCAGAGCAGCTCCACGCCCATCAACACGCGGATCGAGCCGTACTACAGCATCTATAACAGCAGCCCCTCGCAGGGAGAGAGCCTCCCGCGGAACTTGCAGCCGGTGAACTCGTTCGGGTTTGCCAACTCCTATATCGCCATGCATTATCACACCACTAACGATTTAATGCAAGAATACGACAGCACGTCAGCCAGGCAGATCCCAGTGCCGTCCGTTTAG